The Pantoea phytobeneficialis genome has a segment encoding these proteins:
- a CDS encoding DUF4222 domain-containing protein produces MTCHDINSQGVPGEVIRPWVERYKENKGHIVQTIGVDVVNHRVIFRRISQGYEHPCALARETWGKRFRKVAS; encoded by the coding sequence GTGACATGTCACGACATTAATTCTCAGGGCGTACCGGGCGAAGTCATCAGGCCCTGGGTTGAGCGCTACAAAGAAAACAAAGGCCATATCGTTCAGACCATTGGCGTTGATGTGGTCAATCACAGAGTGATTTTCCGCCGCATCAGTCAGGGGTATGAGCACCCATGCGCGCTCGCGCGCGAGACATGGGGAAAGAGGTTCAGGAAGGTAGCGTCATGA